The Sphingobacterium bambusae genome includes a window with the following:
- a CDS encoding dihydrolipoamide acetyltransferase family protein yields the protein MAIYKLLLPKMGESVSEATITKWVKAVGDTIVEDEAVVEIATDKVDSDVPSPVVGKLSKILFEENQVVQVGDVIALIEVEADDNNEVLRDDDAGTPAFLAPGPVADEEIIDTAKPTEVVSEESSTSEIPGVSLLQSNTEEMRIKQVGDRFYSPLVKNIAQEEGLRKEELDQIVGTGAEGRVTKQDVLDYLSKKRVIEQENPPVAEDKTATVAVPVSQPVETASVTEHAKFSTSGDEIIEMDRMRKLIADHMVHSVKTSPHVASFVEADVTHLVNWRNKVKDSYKQREGENITFTPLFIEAISKAIKDFPMINVSVDGHRIIKKKNINIGMAAALPSGNLIVPVIKNADQLSLVGLSKAVNDLANRSRGNKLKPDDTQGGTFTFSNIGAFGNIMGFPIINQPQAAILAVGTIKKRPAVLETADGDVIAIRHMMYLSMSYDHRVIDGALGGMFLKRVADYLESWDINREI from the coding sequence ATGGCTATATATAAATTGTTGCTTCCAAAGATGGGAGAGAGTGTTTCTGAAGCGACCATAACGAAGTGGGTGAAGGCTGTGGGAGATACCATCGTGGAGGATGAAGCCGTTGTGGAGATAGCAACAGATAAAGTGGATTCCGACGTTCCATCGCCAGTAGTAGGAAAGTTGTCCAAAATTTTATTTGAAGAGAATCAGGTTGTACAGGTCGGTGATGTGATCGCATTGATCGAGGTAGAAGCTGATGATAATAATGAGGTGCTACGTGATGATGACGCTGGAACTCCGGCTTTCCTAGCGCCAGGGCCTGTGGCTGATGAGGAAATTATTGACACGGCTAAGCCTACTGAGGTCGTTAGCGAAGAGTCTTCAACAAGTGAAATACCCGGTGTCAGCTTGTTGCAAAGCAATACAGAGGAGATGCGCATTAAGCAAGTTGGCGATCGTTTCTACTCTCCCTTGGTGAAAAATATCGCGCAAGAGGAAGGGTTGCGTAAGGAAGAGCTCGATCAAATTGTCGGTACCGGTGCAGAAGGTAGAGTGACGAAGCAGGATGTTTTGGACTATTTGAGCAAGAAAAGAGTTATCGAGCAGGAGAACCCGCCTGTTGCTGAAGATAAAACAGCGACTGTTGCAGTGCCCGTGTCGCAGCCGGTTGAGACTGCATCCGTTACGGAGCATGCGAAGTTTTCCACGTCGGGCGATGAGATCATTGAGATGGATCGTATGCGGAAGCTGATTGCCGACCATATGGTACATAGCGTTAAAACCTCACCCCATGTTGCCTCTTTTGTAGAGGCTGATGTAACCCACTTAGTAAATTGGCGAAATAAGGTAAAGGATAGCTATAAACAACGCGAAGGCGAAAATATTACGTTTACACCCTTGTTTATTGAGGCTATAAGCAAAGCGATCAAAGATTTTCCCATGATCAATGTGTCGGTAGACGGACATCGGATTATTAAAAAGAAAAACATAAATATTGGAATGGCTGCCGCCCTTCCATCGGGTAATCTGATTGTACCGGTGATCAAAAATGCCGATCAGTTGAGTTTGGTAGGTTTGAGCAAAGCCGTGAACGATTTGGCCAATAGATCTCGTGGAAACAAATTGAAACCCGACGATACACAGGGGGGAACATTTACGTTTTCCAATATCGGTGCATTCGGTAATATCATGGGATTTCCCATTATCAACCAGCCACAAGCGGCCATTCTAGCGGTGGGAACAATTAAAAAGAGACCTGCTGTACTGGAGACGGCTGATGGTGATGTAATCGCTATTCGCCATATGATGTACTTGTCAATGTCCTATGATCATCGCGTCATCGACGGCGCACTTGGAGGGATGTTCCTTAAACGAGTAGCTGATTATCTCGAAAGCTGGGATATCAATAGAGAAATATAA
- a CDS encoding MATE family efflux transporter produces the protein MLYTYYKKNKHFYWSAFALAGPVVISQLGQTLVHTADTIVVGKFAGTIPLAAVSLVHSVFIVVMVVGLGISYGLTPLIAQANGQGDKAACAKLLSNSLWLNILTAIVLFAVVNFGSVYAMQHMDQDPRVVETAKPYLLILMLSILPLMVFNTFKQFAEGLGFTKQAMNITIWGNVLNIILAVIFVKGFFGLKPMGIVGVGYATLIDRILMMVAMSAYVLRSRLFKVYTSYFRVRHVDLQKVKSIFKIGAPVALQYVFEVGAFAAASVIAGKIGAVEQASHQVAITLAAMTYMMASGIASAATIKTGHNYGKKNMERVQKFATVSYHLVLIFMVVCALIFTIFNQYLPLVISDDQAVIRISAQLLIIAGLFQLFDGTQVVGLGVLRGMGDVNVPTIITFIAYWIIGIPSAYLFGIYLNIGIQGVWYGLTLGLLSSSVLLFFRYRTIMRKRKSAFDNLQTS, from the coding sequence ATGTTATACACGTATTACAAAAAGAACAAACACTTCTATTGGAGTGCATTCGCGCTTGCAGGGCCGGTGGTCATTTCGCAGTTGGGTCAAACGTTGGTGCATACCGCAGATACCATTGTTGTCGGAAAGTTCGCGGGCACGATTCCTTTGGCAGCTGTTTCCCTCGTACACTCGGTCTTTATCGTGGTAATGGTGGTCGGCTTGGGCATTTCCTATGGCTTAACCCCTCTCATCGCACAAGCCAACGGGCAGGGTGATAAAGCAGCATGCGCAAAGCTCTTATCGAACAGCCTTTGGTTAAACATACTCACGGCCATTGTCCTTTTCGCGGTGGTCAATTTCGGTTCTGTGTATGCCATGCAGCATATGGATCAGGATCCGCGGGTGGTAGAAACTGCCAAGCCCTATTTGTTGATACTGATGTTGTCTATCCTACCCTTAATGGTCTTCAACACCTTCAAACAATTTGCGGAAGGTTTAGGATTCACAAAACAGGCTATGAACATTACCATTTGGGGTAATGTGTTAAACATTATCTTGGCCGTGATATTTGTCAAAGGTTTCTTCGGCCTAAAGCCCATGGGTATTGTTGGTGTAGGTTACGCTACACTGATAGACCGCATACTCATGATGGTAGCGATGTCGGCCTATGTATTACGCTCTAGATTATTCAAGGTATATACAAGCTATTTCCGCGTGAGGCATGTGGATCTGCAAAAAGTAAAGTCCATTTTCAAGATAGGCGCTCCAGTAGCGTTACAATATGTTTTTGAGGTAGGGGCTTTCGCTGCAGCCTCCGTGATCGCCGGAAAAATTGGCGCAGTGGAGCAGGCCAGTCACCAAGTAGCGATCACCCTCGCGGCGATGACTTATATGATGGCTAGCGGAATCGCATCGGCCGCCACCATAAAAACAGGACACAACTACGGGAAGAAGAACATGGAACGTGTACAGAAATTTGCCACCGTATCTTACCATCTTGTGCTGATATTTATGGTGGTTTGCGCATTGATTTTCACCATTTTCAACCAGTATCTACCTTTGGTCATTAGTGACGATCAAGCGGTTATCCGTATTTCGGCGCAGCTATTGATTATAGCAGGCTTGTTTCAGCTTTTTGATGGTACGCAGGTCGTAGGTTTGGGCGTCTTACGTGGCATGGGCGATGTAAATGTGCCGACAATCATTACCTTTATTGCCTATTGGATTATCGGAATCCCATCAGCGTATTTGTTTGGCATTTATCTTAACATCGGTATTCAAGGCGTTTGGTATGGCTTGACCTTAGGCTTACTCAGCTCTTCCGTACTGCTGTTCTTCCGGTACCGAACCATCATGCGTAAAAGAAAGTCGGCCTTCGACAACCTTCAAACAAGCTAG
- a CDS encoding Sec-independent protein translocase subunit TatA/TatB, with translation MTLGFLNIGSQEMILIVIVILLLFGGKKLPELARGLGRGIREFKDASEGIKREISDQINNFEKDLDVTAEEQPKADSQTAEVPTEEAVEEQVAEAKPKEEKKPLPTFSAPENTYQHDPGQQPSSGDQHYQYGYNDHFAAEDATKEESVVKADVEEPTKKA, from the coding sequence ATGACTTTAGGATTCTTGAATATTGGTTCGCAGGAGATGATACTCATTGTTATCGTTATTCTGCTGTTGTTTGGTGGTAAGAAACTTCCTGAATTAGCACGTGGATTAGGGCGAGGGATTCGCGAATTTAAAGATGCTTCGGAAGGTATCAAGAGAGAAATTTCTGACCAGATAAACAATTTTGAAAAGGATTTGGACGTGACGGCGGAAGAGCAACCTAAAGCAGACAGCCAAACAGCGGAAGTTCCGACGGAAGAAGCCGTAGAAGAGCAGGTCGCAGAAGCAAAACCGAAAGAAGAAAAGAAACCGTTGCCTACCTTTAGTGCACCGGAAAATACCTATCAGCATGATCCAGGACAACAACCTAGCTCTGGCGATCAGCACTATCAGTATGGCTACAATGACCATTTTGCAGCGGAAGATGCAACAAAAGAAGAATCCGTAGTAAAAGCGGATGTTGAAGAACCTACAAAAAAAGCTTAA
- a CDS encoding Tex family protein, with protein sequence MAYEIIISQELGITNRQVSTTIELLDEGATIPFIARYRKEMTGSLDEVQITSIRDRVQQLRDLDKRKEAVLKSVTEQGKLTAELEQQIKSAETMAILEDIYLPYKPKRKTRASVAREKGLQPLADQLLRQEHGAIAGWAEAFINEEHGVEKLEDALSGARDIIAEQIAEDADVRTRARKVFLDKGQFVSRVVAGKEEAALKYKDYFEWSEFLKDAPSHRVLAMRRGEKEELLYLDIAVDETEILPTIDRLYVKSSNEAAAQVRLALQDSYKRLLKPSMETEVRVLTRQRADEEAIRVFADNVRQLLLAAPLGQKRLLAIDPGFRTGCKTVVLDAQGTLLENTAIFPHTGAGGAAEAAKTVKHLVEKHNIEAIAVGNGTAGRETEEFVRKLGIQGVTLVMVNESGASIYSASDVAREEFPDHDVTVRGAVSIGRRLMDPLAELVKIDPKSIGVGQYQHDVDQNKLQTALDDTVISCVNAVGVELNTASKQVLAYVSGLGPSLAQQIVNYRMANGPFRSRKELKKVPRLGDKAFEQAAGFLRIRNGEHPLDASAVHPERYALVEQMAKDVNSKVADLLSNDELRKQIDLKKYVSDQVGLPTLNDILAELSKPGRDPREQFEEFNFTDGVNAVSDLRVGMKLPGIVTNITNFGAFVDIGVHQDGLVHLSQLANRYIADPHEVVKVQQKVMVTVTEVDERRNRIGLSMKTEEKRNPAPKRDRDNKPRQQPETDMASKLAALASKFK encoded by the coding sequence ATGGCATACGAAATTATTATTTCGCAAGAGCTTGGCATTACCAACCGCCAAGTATCCACAACGATTGAACTTTTGGACGAAGGAGCGACGATTCCATTTATTGCGCGTTACCGCAAGGAGATGACCGGAAGTTTGGATGAGGTACAGATCACCAGTATTCGTGATCGTGTGCAACAGCTGCGAGACTTGGATAAAAGGAAGGAAGCCGTATTGAAATCGGTTACTGAGCAAGGAAAACTAACAGCCGAGCTGGAACAGCAAATAAAAAGTGCGGAAACCATGGCCATCTTGGAAGATATTTATCTGCCTTACAAGCCGAAAAGGAAAACACGCGCTTCCGTTGCTCGGGAGAAGGGACTACAACCCTTGGCCGATCAACTGTTGCGGCAGGAACACGGAGCTATTGCCGGATGGGCGGAAGCCTTCATCAATGAGGAGCATGGCGTGGAGAAATTGGAAGATGCACTTTCTGGGGCCCGTGACATCATTGCGGAGCAAATTGCTGAAGATGCGGATGTCAGAACGCGTGCACGTAAAGTATTTTTGGATAAAGGACAGTTTGTATCTCGCGTAGTTGCGGGCAAAGAGGAGGCTGCATTAAAATATAAAGATTATTTCGAATGGTCCGAATTCTTGAAAGATGCGCCATCACACCGCGTATTAGCAATGCGCCGTGGCGAAAAGGAAGAATTGCTGTACTTGGATATCGCAGTGGACGAAACGGAAATTCTACCAACGATTGATAGGCTATATGTAAAGAGCAGTAATGAGGCTGCAGCACAGGTGAGGTTGGCCTTGCAGGACAGCTACAAGCGTTTGCTGAAGCCATCCATGGAAACGGAAGTGCGTGTTTTGACACGCCAACGTGCCGATGAAGAGGCTATACGTGTATTTGCTGACAACGTTCGCCAGTTACTTTTGGCGGCTCCCTTGGGCCAAAAGCGATTGTTGGCAATCGATCCCGGGTTCCGTACAGGATGCAAAACAGTGGTACTTGATGCGCAAGGTACTTTGTTGGAAAATACCGCAATTTTTCCGCATACGGGAGCGGGGGGAGCTGCTGAAGCTGCCAAGACCGTAAAACATTTGGTTGAGAAGCACAATATTGAAGCTATAGCTGTCGGCAATGGTACTGCAGGAAGGGAGACAGAGGAGTTTGTACGTAAATTGGGCATCCAAGGGGTAACACTTGTCATGGTCAATGAATCTGGCGCATCGATTTACTCTGCTTCGGATGTAGCGAGGGAGGAATTTCCTGATCATGATGTGACAGTGCGTGGCGCTGTATCGATTGGTCGACGGTTGATGGATCCTTTGGCGGAGCTGGTGAAGATTGATCCCAAGTCAATCGGGGTAGGGCAATATCAGCACGATGTTGACCAAAATAAGTTGCAAACAGCATTGGACGATACGGTAATTTCTTGTGTGAACGCCGTGGGTGTTGAGTTGAACACCGCCTCTAAGCAGGTTCTTGCTTACGTTTCTGGGTTGGGTCCTTCATTGGCCCAACAGATTGTGAATTACAGGATGGCAAACGGACCTTTCCGTTCCAGAAAGGAACTGAAGAAGGTGCCGCGTCTCGGCGATAAGGCCTTCGAACAAGCTGCTGGTTTTCTGCGGATTCGTAATGGAGAGCACCCATTAGATGCATCAGCCGTGCATCCTGAACGATACGCCTTGGTGGAGCAGATGGCGAAAGATGTAAACAGCAAAGTAGCTGATCTTTTGTCTAACGATGAGCTACGGAAGCAAATCGATCTAAAGAAATATGTATCGGATCAAGTTGGTTTACCAACGTTAAATGATATTCTTGCGGAGCTTTCAAAACCAGGGCGTGACCCGCGGGAGCAATTCGAAGAGTTTAACTTCACGGATGGTGTAAATGCAGTTTCGGATCTACGTGTAGGGATGAAGTTACCGGGTATCGTGACAAACATTACTAATTTTGGAGCATTCGTTGATATCGGTGTACACCAAGATGGTTTAGTGCATCTTAGCCAGTTGGCGAACCGTTATATTGCTGATCCACATGAAGTGGTTAAGGTACAGCAAAAAGTGATGGTGACCGTAACGGAAGTGGATGAGCGTAGAAATAGAATAGGATTGTCTATGAAGACAGAAGAAAAGCGTAATCCAGCACCGAAACGTGATCGGGACAACAAACCGCGTCAGCAACCAGAAACAGATATGGCATCGAAGCTGGCTGCATTAGCAAGTAAATTTAAATAG
- a CDS encoding RagB/SusD family nutrient uptake outer membrane protein — protein sequence MNTLYKLSIFALFAVGFSSCDSFLDREPLSQVTNDNFFNSETNANSAVIGMYRTMTSSFAWGQTAVIVPEFSARHVAHASAFPEYENFATHNVTVINPWTSNVWQGVYNTINAANNIILRVPEIPENAISVEKRNQFIGEGKFIRSLSYFFLVRAFGRVPLKLTATTEDEDQAIGQSDPEEIYAQIVTDLTESIEALAESNESVEATKGRATKAAARALLAKVYLYQAQYTNDYTQAANLAKEIIDSEAFQLVSSYPSIWQNENTTESIFELQFDDQTTNPLALVSNDNASMLFRAKDSTIVALFEEEDSRRDFSVFKGTRNQFYIGKFPNANPPSQNLPIIRLAEIYLIHAEAAARVSGTVSTDAFNSLNAVLTRANVSKEITEFTGLESFVQFVQEEKERELLFEGETWFDFCRTGLALEKYSTLSSEQYFVYPIPSGQIVLGGGLEQNPGY from the coding sequence ATGAATACGCTATATAAACTTTCCATCTTCGCGCTTTTCGCTGTAGGCTTCTCCTCTTGCGACAGTTTTCTAGACCGAGAACCCCTCAGCCAAGTGACGAACGATAACTTCTTCAATTCAGAAACCAATGCTAACTCTGCCGTTATCGGTATGTACCGCACAATGACCAGTTCCTTTGCTTGGGGACAAACCGCTGTTATCGTGCCCGAGTTTTCAGCCCGCCATGTTGCCCATGCGTCGGCATTTCCCGAATACGAAAACTTCGCGACACATAACGTAACGGTCATCAACCCTTGGACATCCAATGTATGGCAAGGGGTATACAACACCATCAATGCCGCGAACAATATCATCCTACGTGTTCCTGAAATTCCAGAAAACGCCATCTCCGTCGAAAAAAGAAACCAATTTATTGGGGAGGGTAAATTCATCCGCAGCCTGAGCTACTTTTTCTTGGTCAGAGCTTTCGGACGTGTGCCGCTCAAATTAACCGCGACGACAGAAGACGAGGATCAAGCTATTGGACAGAGTGATCCAGAGGAAATCTATGCGCAGATCGTGACGGATTTGACCGAGAGTATCGAAGCTTTGGCAGAATCCAACGAGAGTGTGGAGGCTACCAAAGGGCGCGCAACGAAAGCTGCCGCGAGAGCCCTACTGGCAAAAGTTTACCTTTACCAAGCGCAGTACACCAATGACTACACACAGGCCGCTAACTTGGCCAAAGAAATCATTGATTCTGAAGCTTTTCAATTGGTAAGCAGTTATCCAAGTATTTGGCAAAACGAAAATACGACGGAATCGATTTTTGAGCTACAGTTTGATGATCAGACAACCAACCCACTAGCCTTAGTCAGCAACGATAATGCGAGTATGTTATTCCGCGCTAAAGATTCAACGATCGTGGCGTTGTTTGAAGAAGAGGATAGCAGACGTGATTTTTCGGTATTTAAAGGTACCCGCAATCAGTTTTACATCGGTAAATTTCCGAATGCAAACCCACCGAGCCAAAATCTGCCCATCATTCGTTTAGCAGAAATTTATTTGATCCATGCTGAAGCAGCTGCACGTGTCAGCGGAACCGTTTCCACCGATGCCTTTAACTCTCTGAACGCCGTGTTGACGAGAGCTAACGTAAGTAAGGAAATCACCGAATTCACTGGGTTAGAATCCTTTGTACAGTTCGTACAGGAAGAAAAGGAGCGCGAGCTACTTTTCGAAGGCGAAACTTGGTTTGACTTCTGTCGCACAGGGCTGGCACTAGAAAAATATAGTACCTTATCCAGCGAGCAATACTTTGTTTATCCTATACCATCGGGACAGATTGTCCTCGGCGGTGGGCTGGAACAAAACCCAGGATACTAA
- a CDS encoding SusC/RagA family TonB-linked outer membrane protein: protein MKHSIYAIPLLLFGPLPVFSSLSPSETSTAVNQKVTTSLTNPLKENNTSRNYWSASPMVLDTLNAIKGSIKDEQGAPMQGVIVTVKGESVNVVSDEQGAYALEAKPDATLIFNKTDFARHEEPVNNRSEIHVVLKVAPPDSVKTDSTATATNAVDSTQTDSTATRATGLVPVQADSTQAKTAVKTDSAATPQNAQDLVQGTVRDANGPVAGATVSVKGQAITAATDDQGKFSIAAANSQALIFSAVGYKEHEEVLNNRKTVAVTLTQETKTIQSVQVVAVGYGTMERATLASSVSSIGSDQIENEVLPSIPQAIQGKAGGVQVSQKSGSPGGGLSIRVRGTTSINASSDPLYVIDGIPVNSTTNFTGGSTFDFGGGTQGINVLSSLNPSDVQSVEILKDAASSSIYGSRAANGVVLITTKKGDAGTSQFHFNMYEGYSEMPSERKYKMMNTAQYQDYMRDFYSIYQQEDPSRVIPDQILSNPSINTDWQDVVFRKAATRSYELAASGGSDKTQYYTSFGYMRQGGILHGSDFNRISGRINLNHQHSEKLNFATAINVTRAENDRIQEENSREGATKNGIFAPPNLNIYDENGNYVYDQVSATRENPLAILNLPINNAQTWRILANASAEYRIIPALALKTSFGVDASFIDETFFMPPSGLRAFASQGGIGARRNTRDQLWINETTLTFDKTFGDHHINALGGFSVQESRLEFVHGQRNNFPSNDIPYISAGGVVTGANSFPEEWAIASGFARVSYDFQKKYIVTANLRSDGSSRFGRENRWATFPSVAAAWRVSEESFMKEIPTINNLKLRGSWGVTGNQNIGNYASYSLYNGGNNYLGAPGFVPAVLGDINLKWETTQQTDIGIDLGLFNNRISILADYYYKKTSDLLIAVPILTSSGYLNQFTNSGDIENKGFEFELTTQNLVGAFKWTTSLNMTFNKNKVLALPPGIPRMLGGVGELNIAEAGLPLGTFFGWKMIGVNPETGLVEYEGRDGQPTTPSDPLDRQIIGDPNPQFFGGITNNFQYKNFDLSIMGQFSYGNDLFNYNLATGLGGSNLSSNGLVDWVDRWRQPGDQTDVPRPTPGNFDNSAISDRFVQDGSFFRLRNITLGYSLPKDLTDKIKVNKLRAYVTVQNAYVFTKYKGFDPEVGSSHGGANTGLIYGYDYGSYPQPRIFTAGINLSF from the coding sequence ATGAAACATTCTATCTATGCTATTCCGCTACTCTTGTTCGGGCCGCTCCCCGTGTTTTCATCCCTCTCTCCGTCCGAAACAAGTACAGCAGTAAACCAAAAGGTAACGACATCCCTTACCAACCCGCTCAAAGAAAACAACACTTCACGTAATTACTGGTCGGCATCACCAATGGTCTTGGATACCCTCAATGCTATCAAGGGGTCTATCAAAGACGAGCAGGGGGCGCCTATGCAGGGCGTGATCGTTACGGTCAAAGGAGAGTCCGTTAATGTTGTTTCCGATGAACAGGGCGCATATGCTCTAGAGGCGAAGCCTGATGCTACCTTGATATTCAATAAAACCGACTTTGCTAGACATGAGGAGCCGGTGAACAACCGCAGCGAAATTCATGTGGTGCTTAAAGTAGCGCCGCCCGATTCGGTCAAGACAGATTCTACAGCAACGGCAACCAATGCCGTAGATTCAACACAGACGGATTCCACCGCGACAAGGGCTACAGGCCTTGTTCCCGTGCAAGCTGATTCCACGCAAGCAAAAACAGCGGTCAAAACAGATTCGGCCGCTACGCCACAAAATGCGCAAGATCTCGTTCAAGGAACAGTACGCGATGCCAACGGGCCTGTTGCTGGTGCTACCGTATCGGTAAAAGGCCAAGCCATTACCGCTGCGACGGACGATCAGGGAAAGTTCAGTATTGCCGCCGCAAATAGCCAAGCACTTATTTTCAGCGCCGTAGGATATAAGGAGCATGAAGAGGTACTCAACAACCGTAAAACGGTAGCTGTTACCCTAACACAGGAAACGAAAACGATTCAATCGGTACAGGTGGTTGCTGTCGGTTATGGCACCATGGAACGGGCTACACTGGCCAGCTCCGTGTCGAGCATAGGATCTGATCAGATCGAAAACGAGGTCCTTCCTAGTATCCCGCAAGCGATCCAAGGAAAGGCAGGTGGTGTACAGGTATCTCAAAAATCCGGTTCACCGGGTGGTGGATTGAGCATCCGTGTACGCGGTACGACGTCCATCAATGCCAGCTCTGATCCACTTTATGTTATCGATGGAATTCCGGTGAACAGTACCACCAACTTTACCGGAGGTTCGACCTTCGATTTTGGAGGAGGAACACAGGGTATAAACGTATTGTCTTCCTTGAACCCTTCCGATGTGCAATCGGTCGAAATCCTGAAAGATGCGGCTTCTTCATCTATATACGGTTCTCGCGCAGCTAATGGCGTGGTCTTGATTACGACAAAGAAAGGAGATGCAGGAACAAGCCAATTCCACTTCAACATGTACGAAGGCTACTCCGAGATGCCTTCCGAACGCAAGTACAAGATGATGAACACCGCGCAGTACCAAGATTACATGCGCGATTTCTACAGCATATACCAACAGGAAGATCCTAGTCGGGTTATCCCCGATCAAATTTTATCCAATCCTTCCATCAACACCGATTGGCAGGATGTGGTATTTAGAAAAGCAGCCACACGAAGCTATGAGCTTGCTGCTAGCGGAGGTAGCGACAAAACGCAGTACTACACTTCATTTGGCTACATGAGGCAGGGCGGTATTCTGCACGGTTCGGACTTTAACCGAATCAGCGGGCGTATAAACCTAAATCATCAGCATAGCGAAAAGCTCAACTTTGCAACGGCAATCAACGTTACCCGTGCTGAAAACGATCGTATACAGGAGGAAAATTCGCGCGAGGGGGCGACAAAAAATGGGATCTTCGCGCCGCCAAACTTGAATATCTATGATGAAAATGGAAATTATGTTTACGATCAGGTGAGTGCTACGCGAGAGAATCCTTTGGCGATACTAAACCTACCCATCAATAATGCACAGACTTGGCGAATATTAGCTAATGCAAGTGCGGAGTACCGCATCATACCTGCTCTAGCGCTGAAAACAAGCTTCGGTGTTGACGCGAGCTTTATTGACGAGACATTCTTCATGCCGCCTAGCGGACTACGGGCATTTGCCAGCCAAGGCGGTATCGGTGCACGACGTAACACCCGTGATCAGCTATGGATCAACGAAACAACCTTAACATTCGACAAAACTTTCGGCGACCATCATATCAACGCCCTCGGTGGTTTTTCTGTGCAAGAATCCCGCTTGGAGTTTGTACATGGTCAACGCAATAATTTCCCTTCAAACGACATTCCATACATCAGTGCTGGTGGAGTCGTTACGGGAGCCAATTCATTCCCTGAGGAATGGGCTATTGCATCGGGCTTTGCGCGTGTAAGCTACGATTTTCAAAAGAAGTACATCGTAACCGCTAATCTACGTTCTGATGGCTCATCCCGCTTCGGCCGTGAAAACCGATGGGCTACTTTCCCTTCCGTGGCCGCAGCTTGGCGCGTTTCCGAGGAAAGCTTCATGAAGGAAATCCCTACCATCAACAATTTAAAGCTTCGTGGTAGCTGGGGAGTAACGGGTAACCAAAACATTGGCAACTATGCTAGTTACTCATTATACAATGGTGGTAATAACTACCTAGGCGCACCTGGCTTTGTTCCGGCGGTACTGGGCGATATCAATCTGAAATGGGAAACCACGCAACAAACCGATATCGGGATCGACTTAGGCTTGTTTAACAACAGAATATCCATCCTTGCCGACTATTACTACAAAAAGACGTCAGACTTGCTCATTGCTGTGCCGATATTGACCAGTTCGGGTTACCTGAACCAGTTTACAAATTCAGGTGATATCGAAAACAAAGGTTTCGAATTTGAGTTGACGACACAAAATCTAGTTGGAGCATTTAAATGGACCACCTCGTTGAACATGACCTTCAACAAAAACAAAGTATTAGCACTTCCTCCAGGTATTCCTAGGATGTTAGGTGGTGTTGGCGAGCTGAATATCGCCGAAGCTGGGCTGCCTTTAGGCACGTTCTTTGGCTGGAAAATGATTGGAGTGAATCCGGAGACAGGACTTGTGGAGTACGAAGGTCGTGATGGTCAGCCAACCACGCCTAGCGATCCCCTAGATCGGCAGATTATTGGTGATCCCAATCCGCAGTTTTTCGGTGGTATAACCAACAATTTCCAGTATAAAAACTTTGATCTAAGCATCATGGGGCAGTTCTCCTATGGCAACGACTTGTTCAACTACAACTTGGCAACCGGTCTTGGGGGTTCAAACCTAAGCTCGAACGGCTTAGTGGATTGGGTGGATAGATGGAGACAACCGGGAGATCAAACCGACGTCCCTCGCCCAACACCCGGAAATTTCGATAACTCTGCCATTTCCGATCGATTTGTACAGGATGGTTCTTTCTTCCGTCTGCGGAATATCACCTTAGGATACTCGCTACCGAAAGACCTTACGGACAAAATCAAAGTGAACAAGCTTCGTGCTTATGTAACTGTACAGAATGCCTATGTATTCACCAAATACAAAGGGTTTGATCCGGAAGTTGGTTCCAGCCATGGCGGTGCAAATACCGGATTAATTTATGGTTACGACTACGGAAGTTATCCACAGCCACGCATTTTCACTGCAGGTATCAATTTGTCATTTTAA